From the Oleiphilus messinensis genome, one window contains:
- a CDS encoding acyl-CoA dehydrogenase C-terminal domain-containing protein: protein MPQYKAPLNDMKFIFNDLLGAEQHYKNFAEGEEATPDMIDAILTECARFAEERLSPLNQTGDEQGCELVDGNVKTPEGFKEAYQEYVAGGWQGLSHPIEYGGQGLPVSLGVLKSEIISTANWSWGMYPGLSLGAMNTIYLHGDEQQKALYLTKLTEGTWSGTMCLTEPQCGTDLGQVKTKAVPNDDGSYTISGTKIFISAGDHDFTDNIVHIVLARLPDAPKGTRGISLFIVPKFLPDNDGNVGEFNNVSVGSLEVKMGIKGSATCVMNFDGSKGYLIGPENKGLQCMFTFMNTARIGTGLQGSCAAELSFQGALSYARERLSMRSLSGKKAPDKVADPIIVHPDVRRMLLTQKAFAEGGRALIYYSALKADYLVHGATEEIRENADDDLGFLTPIVKAFLTETGYEAANLGMQVYGGHGYIKEWGMEQIVRDTRISMLYEGTTGIQALDLLGRKILLDKGTAFRRFSKELGQYCKGQSKFVSGKQRKKMKKMLSELTWINRQWSYLTLRVFVNSMRNRDEVGSASVDYLMYSGYIVLAYMWALQAEKAYEKLAEGVSNPEFYESKIRTAEFYFARLLPRTKSHYAAMMAGADTLMSLDEAHFAF from the coding sequence ATGCCGCAGTATAAGGCGCCACTCAATGATATGAAGTTTATTTTTAACGACTTACTGGGCGCAGAGCAGCACTACAAGAATTTCGCTGAAGGGGAGGAAGCCACCCCGGATATGATCGATGCCATACTCACCGAATGCGCACGTTTCGCAGAAGAGCGCCTCTCCCCCTTGAATCAAACTGGCGATGAGCAAGGCTGTGAATTGGTGGACGGTAACGTTAAAACCCCGGAAGGCTTTAAAGAAGCCTATCAGGAATATGTTGCCGGGGGATGGCAAGGCCTGTCACATCCGATTGAGTACGGGGGGCAGGGTCTCCCCGTGTCACTGGGTGTATTAAAATCAGAAATCATCAGCACTGCGAACTGGTCGTGGGGCATGTATCCAGGACTTAGCCTGGGCGCGATGAACACGATTTATCTGCATGGTGATGAACAGCAAAAAGCATTGTATTTAACAAAGCTGACTGAAGGCACCTGGTCCGGCACAATGTGTCTTACGGAACCCCAATGCGGGACTGACCTGGGACAGGTGAAAACCAAAGCCGTTCCAAATGACGATGGTTCATATACAATTTCCGGCACTAAAATCTTTATCTCTGCCGGTGACCACGACTTTACTGACAACATTGTCCACATCGTTCTGGCGCGTTTACCGGATGCACCGAAAGGTACTCGCGGGATCTCGCTGTTTATCGTACCTAAGTTTCTTCCGGATAACGACGGTAATGTAGGCGAATTCAACAACGTTTCTGTCGGCTCACTCGAAGTGAAAATGGGGATCAAAGGCTCTGCAACCTGTGTCATGAACTTTGATGGCTCGAAAGGTTATCTGATTGGCCCGGAGAACAAAGGGCTGCAATGCATGTTCACATTTATGAACACCGCCCGAATCGGTACGGGTCTGCAAGGCTCCTGCGCCGCAGAGCTATCCTTTCAAGGTGCACTGAGCTACGCTCGTGAGCGACTGTCCATGCGCTCGCTGTCGGGCAAAAAAGCGCCGGACAAAGTTGCCGACCCGATTATTGTTCACCCCGATGTACGCCGCATGCTGCTCACCCAAAAAGCGTTTGCCGAAGGTGGCAGAGCGTTAATCTACTATAGCGCCTTGAAAGCGGACTACCTGGTACACGGCGCAACCGAAGAAATCCGGGAGAACGCAGATGATGATCTGGGCTTCCTGACCCCGATTGTTAAGGCATTTTTAACCGAAACCGGCTACGAAGCAGCCAATCTGGGTATGCAGGTTTATGGCGGACATGGCTACATCAAAGAATGGGGTATGGAGCAAATCGTGCGAGATACACGAATCTCAATGCTCTATGAGGGCACCACTGGTATTCAGGCCCTGGATTTGCTCGGTCGGAAAATTCTGCTCGACAAGGGCACAGCCTTCCGCCGCTTCAGCAAGGAATTAGGCCAGTACTGCAAAGGCCAGTCAAAGTTTGTTTCCGGCAAACAGCGCAAGAAAATGAAGAAAATGCTGTCTGAACTCACCTGGATCAACAGGCAGTGGTCTTACCTGACCTTGCGGGTATTTGTAAACTCCATGCGTAACCGGGATGAAGTTGGCTCCGCATCTGTCGATTACTTGATGTACTCCGGCTATATCGTGTTAGCGTATATGTGGGCACTGCAAGCGGAGAAGGCGTACGAAAAACTCGCTGAGGGTGTCTCCAACCCGGAGTTTTATGAATCGAAGATTCGCACCGCAGAATTCTATTTTGCACGTCTGCTGCCTCGGACCAAATCGCACTATGCGGCGATGATGGCCGGAGCGGACACGCTGATGAGTCTCGATGAAGCTCACTTTGCCTTTTAA
- a CDS encoding AraC family transcriptional regulator has product MSVTFHPQEPLLLAHYGEILYQLALDEGADKNKLLEGTGIRIDVLQNPEAYLSVNQFLSLAKNALQATGDTGLGLKLGSRLKITTHGALAQAALSCSNLSEAIELLAKYYKIRFSLIDMSFFVDGDEAVIRLDENLGLGPFTHVLIEAMFVMIMEVGEFLFGDKLSRTGRCMVSYPEPPHSERYRKYYADAITFDAGVNELRFDKRFLIEPMALANPVAKRLAEQQCEAELKQAVTQETIVAKVKKLLNGRGQSIPSMEEVAEKMHMTSRTLRRQLQSFDTSFQEILAEVRKQKAIHLLKTTDKHIDEIAYELGYSDPSNFGRAFRKWTGRSPSDIRLET; this is encoded by the coding sequence GTGAGCGTAACATTCCACCCTCAAGAGCCATTGTTGCTAGCACATTATGGAGAGATTCTGTATCAGCTGGCACTGGATGAAGGGGCTGATAAAAACAAATTATTGGAAGGCACCGGAATACGAATTGACGTGTTGCAAAATCCGGAAGCATACCTGTCGGTAAATCAATTTCTATCCTTAGCTAAAAATGCACTTCAAGCGACGGGTGATACGGGTCTTGGTTTAAAGTTGGGCAGCCGTCTTAAAATCACGACCCATGGCGCGCTGGCCCAAGCTGCCCTCAGCTGCAGTAATTTAAGTGAAGCCATCGAGTTGTTGGCTAAATACTATAAAATTCGCTTTTCATTAATTGACATGAGCTTCTTTGTTGATGGTGATGAAGCCGTAATCCGACTGGACGAAAATTTAGGTCTCGGTCCGTTTACGCACGTCTTGATCGAAGCGATGTTTGTCATGATCATGGAAGTCGGAGAATTTTTGTTTGGGGATAAGCTGTCTCGTACCGGACGCTGTATGGTTAGCTACCCTGAACCCCCGCACTCTGAGCGCTACCGGAAATATTATGCCGATGCCATCACCTTTGATGCAGGTGTGAATGAGTTGCGCTTTGACAAACGGTTTTTGATTGAACCGATGGCACTTGCCAATCCGGTTGCAAAGCGGCTGGCTGAGCAACAATGTGAAGCGGAGTTAAAACAAGCCGTCACACAGGAGACAATCGTTGCCAAGGTCAAAAAACTGCTTAATGGGAGAGGTCAATCCATTCCTTCCATGGAAGAGGTAGCTGAAAAAATGCACATGACCTCGCGCACGCTGCGACGTCAATTGCAGTCTTTCGATACCAGTTTTCAGGAAATTCTGGCGGAAGTGCGCAAGCAAAAAGCTATCCATTTGTTAAAAACGACGGATAAGCATATTGATGAGATCGCGTACGAGTTGGGGTATAGCGATCCCTCTAACTTTGGGCGCGCATTTCGTAAATGGACCGGACGGTCTCCAAGCGATATCCGGCTGGAAACCTGA
- a CDS encoding glutathione S-transferase family protein, whose translation MITLYQFPRMLNIPNAGPFCLKLETFMRMAELKYTVYELGDPRKAPNGKLPYIRDNDVEIADSRVIIDYLTTHYDIGLDHHLSHQEKAVAHGFAIMLEEHYYWAILYNRWLTDNWPKLRDHFFKTMPPLVRNFVPNLIQRQVKSDIMAHGLGRHDPNTIYELANQDMKAISDFLEDKLFLMGDRPTQVDATLYGMLMNVLHVPLPSPLKEFASRRQNLVTYVERMTKAYFPDYVERLGM comes from the coding sequence ATGATCACCTTGTACCAGTTTCCACGAATGCTTAACATTCCGAATGCCGGCCCATTTTGTCTGAAATTGGAAACCTTCATGCGAATGGCGGAGCTTAAATACACCGTCTATGAATTAGGTGATCCGCGCAAGGCACCAAATGGGAAGCTACCCTATATCCGGGATAATGATGTCGAAATAGCAGATTCGCGGGTCATTATCGATTATTTGACCACGCACTATGACATCGGTCTGGATCATCACCTCAGTCATCAAGAGAAGGCGGTTGCCCATGGCTTTGCCATCATGCTGGAAGAGCATTACTACTGGGCGATCTTGTACAACCGCTGGTTAACTGACAATTGGCCAAAGTTGCGGGATCACTTCTTCAAGACGATGCCACCGCTGGTTCGTAACTTTGTGCCGAATTTGATTCAGCGACAGGTTAAATCCGATATTATGGCCCACGGTCTGGGGCGACACGATCCGAATACGATTTATGAATTGGCTAACCAGGATATGAAAGCGATTTCAGACTTTCTTGAAGATAAATTGTTTCTTATGGGAGACCGTCCCACCCAGGTGGATGCAACCCTTTACGGAATGTTGATGAACGTATTGCACGTACCACTGCCCAGTCCACTAAAAGAGTTTGCATCCCGGCGTCAAAACCTTGTTACCTATGTAGAGCGGATGACAAAGGCTTATTTCCCTGACTACGTCGAGCGTTTGGGGATGTGA
- the speA gene encoding biosynthetic arginine decarboxylase codes for MSTRSRQDILKQYNIPYWSDGYIDVDDQGEVVIKPHRHKDNIAINLPSLVDELQQQNLALPVLVRFSEILHDRVNSLCDAFNQVCEQQNYQGSYTAVYPIKVNQQRRVVEEILDAQPAAKNGQVGLEAGSKPELLAVLALSPRPNSIIICNGYKDREYIRLALMGNKIGRRVYIVIEKASELTIILEEAKKLGVKPQLGIRARLASIGKGNWQNTGGEKAKFGLSASQILDVVNTLNQHSALTCLELLHFHLGSQIGNIRDIQTGLKECARFYSQLRTLGAPVNMVDIGGGLGIDYEGTRSRSACSINYSVAEYAYNVITTLREECDRSGAPHPNVISESGRAMTAHHAVLITNIIDVESINPGHPKAPLGSAPSILQTLWKDYQHLQSQDSTRSIVEIYHDVAHAIGEVHGLFAHGLLSLQQRAHAEQIYQASCLLVRGSLSPEVRAHREALDELNEKLADKVFINLSLFQSLPDIWGIDQIFPILPLSQLNDSEGRRAVLQDITCDSDGRIDHYVDEQGIETTIPLPRYQAENPYLLGFFLTGAYQEILGDMHNLFGDTNSVDVTMDEDGVYQIEHPIAGDTVEQVLCYVKYEADNLLASFQANLDQAELSQEDRAMLLEEVAAGLKGYTYLE; via the coding sequence ATGAGCACGCGATCCCGTCAGGATATTCTAAAGCAATATAATATACCGTATTGGAGTGACGGTTATATCGATGTTGATGATCAAGGAGAGGTTGTTATCAAACCTCATCGCCATAAAGATAACATCGCCATTAACCTTCCCAGCCTGGTTGACGAACTACAACAGCAGAACCTCGCGCTGCCCGTGCTAGTCCGTTTTAGTGAGATACTGCACGACCGTGTCAATTCCCTATGTGATGCCTTCAATCAGGTATGCGAGCAGCAGAACTATCAGGGCAGCTACACCGCCGTTTATCCTATCAAGGTCAATCAGCAGCGTCGGGTCGTCGAAGAAATCCTCGATGCGCAGCCTGCGGCGAAAAATGGACAGGTAGGTCTGGAAGCTGGCAGCAAACCAGAATTACTGGCCGTTCTGGCGCTGTCTCCGCGCCCTAACTCAATCATCATTTGCAATGGCTATAAAGATCGCGAATATATCCGACTGGCCCTGATGGGTAACAAAATCGGCCGCCGCGTCTATATTGTGATTGAAAAAGCCTCCGAGCTGACAATTATACTCGAAGAAGCCAAAAAACTCGGCGTCAAACCGCAATTAGGGATTCGCGCCAGGTTGGCCAGCATTGGTAAAGGTAATTGGCAGAATACTGGCGGTGAGAAAGCCAAGTTTGGCTTGTCCGCCAGTCAAATTCTGGACGTGGTCAACACGCTGAACCAACATAGTGCGTTAACCTGTCTGGAATTATTACATTTCCATCTTGGCTCACAGATTGGCAATATTCGGGATATTCAAACCGGCCTCAAAGAATGCGCCCGGTTTTACAGTCAGTTAAGGACACTGGGAGCCCCGGTAAACATGGTGGATATCGGTGGCGGGCTGGGTATCGACTACGAAGGAACCCGATCCCGGTCTGCGTGTTCAATAAATTACAGCGTCGCAGAGTACGCCTATAACGTCATCACCACCCTGAGGGAAGAATGTGACCGCTCCGGCGCGCCACACCCGAACGTTATCAGTGAATCCGGGCGGGCTATGACCGCGCACCATGCTGTACTCATCACCAATATTATTGATGTCGAGTCAATCAATCCTGGCCATCCTAAAGCGCCACTGGGGAGCGCCCCCAGCATTCTACAAACGCTTTGGAAAGATTATCAACATTTACAGAGTCAGGATAGCACGCGCTCAATCGTCGAGATTTATCATGATGTTGCGCACGCCATTGGTGAAGTACACGGCCTGTTTGCCCATGGCTTGCTCAGCCTGCAACAGCGCGCTCATGCAGAACAAATCTATCAGGCAAGCTGTCTGCTGGTCAGAGGCTCGCTCTCCCCGGAAGTGCGCGCGCACCGGGAAGCATTGGATGAACTTAATGAAAAGCTGGCTGACAAAGTATTTATCAACCTGTCCTTGTTCCAGTCATTGCCCGACATTTGGGGAATTGATCAAATTTTCCCGATCCTGCCACTCAGTCAACTGAATGACTCCGAAGGCCGCCGCGCGGTTTTACAGGATATTACCTGTGATTCCGATGGGCGAATCGATCACTATGTTGATGAACAGGGAATCGAAACCACAATTCCTTTGCCCCGTTATCAAGCTGAGAACCCATACCTTTTGGGGTTCTTTCTAACTGGTGCATACCAGGAAATTCTGGGGGATATGCATAACCTGTTCGGAGACACCAATTCTGTCGATGTCACAATGGATGAAGACGGAGTCTACCAAATCGAACATCCCATTGCCGGTGATACGGTCGAACAGGTGCTTTGCTACGTGAAGTATGAAGCGGATAATCTATTGGCCTCATTCCAGGCAAACCTCGACCAGGCCGAATTAAGCCAGGAGGATCGGGCCATGTTGCTCGAAGAGGTCGCGGCTGGCCTCAAAGGCTATACCTATCTGGAATAG
- the speE gene encoding polyamine aminopropyltransferase, whose amino-acid sequence MSVENSTNDLSTGWFTEVFQNEGTAFSLKVKAKLHEEQSEYQKLEIYETETFGNLMVIDGCVMLTTRDNFLYHEMMTHPALFTHKNPKKVVVIGGGDCGTLKEVLKHPGVEEAWQVEIDERVTRLSEKYFPELCESNEDPRANFFFGDGIKWMADAAPNSIDIIIVDSTDPVGPAEGLFAVDFYRNCMVALREGGIVVQQSESPLLHTDSIIKNVQKDMRDAGFESVRTLPFPQPVYPTGWWSATMAGKNHVLKYFREEDAEQRPFVTRYYNKKVHQAALALPQFMRDILHTE is encoded by the coding sequence ATGAGCGTTGAAAATTCAACGAATGACTTGTCAACTGGGTGGTTTACCGAGGTTTTCCAGAATGAAGGTACGGCTTTTTCACTGAAAGTTAAAGCAAAACTGCATGAAGAGCAAAGCGAGTATCAAAAACTGGAGATTTATGAGACCGAAACATTTGGCAATCTCATGGTTATTGATGGGTGTGTCATGCTGACCACTCGGGACAACTTTCTCTACCATGAAATGATGACGCATCCAGCATTGTTTACACACAAAAACCCGAAAAAGGTCGTGGTTATTGGCGGTGGGGATTGCGGTACGCTCAAAGAAGTTTTGAAACACCCTGGCGTGGAAGAAGCCTGGCAGGTTGAAATTGACGAGCGAGTTACGCGTCTCTCTGAGAAGTACTTTCCAGAGTTGTGTGAGTCCAATGAAGATCCACGAGCCAACTTCTTTTTTGGTGATGGTATTAAATGGATGGCTGACGCCGCGCCCAACTCGATTGATATTATTATTGTCGATTCGACAGATCCCGTTGGTCCGGCAGAAGGTTTGTTTGCTGTCGACTTCTATCGAAATTGCATGGTCGCTTTACGGGAGGGGGGGATTGTCGTGCAACAAAGCGAGTCACCGTTGTTGCATACGGATAGCATCATCAAGAACGTACAGAAAGATATGCGTGATGCCGGGTTTGAGTCGGTCAGAACACTGCCGTTCCCACAACCGGTCTATCCTACAGGGTGGTGGAGTGCAACGATGGCCGGGAAGAACCATGTATTAAAGTACTTCCGAGAGGAAGATGCCGAGCAACGACCTTTTGTCACCCGATACTACAACAAAAAAGTACATCAGGCTGCATTGGCGTTGCCGCAGTTCATGCGGGATATTTTACACACAGAGTAA
- a CDS encoding DUF6316 family protein produces MVVRAGEKDKTWFRGDRFYSIQGEWYFTTREGSEEGPFGSKKEAEMELLLYIRHADDDLYCRGTEQAAN; encoded by the coding sequence ATGGTTGTGCGCGCTGGCGAGAAAGATAAAACCTGGTTCCGTGGTGATCGCTTTTATTCCATTCAAGGAGAGTGGTACTTTACCACACGAGAAGGCTCGGAAGAGGGGCCTTTCGGTTCCAAAAAAGAAGCTGAAATGGAGTTGCTGCTCTACATTCGACATGCTGACGATGATCTCTACTGCCGAGGTACAGAGCAGGCTGCGAATTAA
- a CDS encoding PilZ domain-containing protein, whose product MTQDLTDAILSTEHQSDEGRRHPRRAARWRARIQQLSGEYVDAKTINISESGAMLSVGTPVNINAKVKLEISVYYQGIHKTLTTIAIVRHHAIATSNYTIGVEFLQCAEDAKSFLARYANKLI is encoded by the coding sequence ATGACTCAAGACTTAACAGATGCGATTCTATCTACAGAGCATCAATCCGATGAAGGACGGCGCCACCCAAGACGGGCCGCTCGATGGCGAGCTCGGATACAACAACTATCCGGCGAATATGTGGATGCAAAAACCATTAACATTTCCGAGTCCGGGGCAATGCTGAGTGTGGGCACCCCGGTAAACATAAACGCTAAAGTCAAACTTGAGATCAGCGTTTATTATCAGGGTATTCACAAAACGTTGACCACGATTGCCATTGTTCGCCATCACGCTATCGCAACATCAAATTACACTATTGGTGTAGAGTTTTTGCAGTGCGCTGAAGATGCCAAATCTTTCCTGGCCCGATATGCCAACAAACTGATCTGA
- a CDS encoding ammonium transporter yields the protein MENNIFELQYAIDTFYFLVCGALVMWMAAGFAMLEAGLVRAKNTTEILTKNVALFAISSIMYLVCGYAIMYGGGYFLSGIEAFDLPSVLSSSAEKGFDGDSEYSAASDFFFQVVFVATAMSIVSGAVAERMKLWAFLAFAVVMTGFIYPMEGSWTWGGNEVLGLYALEVGSGDDAVGFSDFAGSGIVHMAGAAAALAGVLLLGARKGKYTSNGQVNAIPGANLPLATLGTFILWMGWFGFNGGSVLKLGDASNAHSVAMVFLNTNAAAAGGAIAALITARLMFGKADLTMLLNGALAGLVAITAEPSTPTALAATIIGAVGGIIVVFSIVTLDKLKIDDPVGAISVHGVVGLFGLMVVPATNDGASYAAQALGAVTIFVWVFVTSLIVWGVLKAIMGIRVSEEEEYEGVDLAECGMEAYPEFCNK from the coding sequence ATGGAAAACAACATCTTTGAATTGCAATACGCAATTGATACTTTTTACTTCTTGGTGTGCGGCGCACTTGTAATGTGGATGGCAGCCGGTTTTGCCATGCTCGAGGCGGGTTTGGTTCGTGCTAAAAACACCACCGAGATTCTGACCAAAAACGTCGCTCTGTTTGCGATCTCTTCCATTATGTATCTGGTTTGCGGTTACGCGATTATGTATGGCGGTGGTTACTTCCTGTCAGGCATCGAAGCATTTGACCTGCCATCAGTTCTGAGCAGTTCTGCAGAAAAAGGGTTCGATGGCGATTCAGAATATTCTGCTGCATCTGACTTCTTCTTCCAGGTTGTGTTTGTAGCAACGGCCATGTCTATCGTATCCGGTGCTGTTGCCGAGCGCATGAAACTGTGGGCATTCCTGGCATTCGCAGTCGTCATGACCGGTTTCATTTACCCAATGGAAGGTTCATGGACTTGGGGCGGCAACGAAGTATTAGGTTTGTACGCACTGGAAGTTGGCTCAGGTGATGATGCAGTTGGTTTCTCTGATTTCGCAGGTTCCGGTATCGTACACATGGCAGGTGCTGCTGCAGCACTAGCAGGCGTACTGTTGCTGGGTGCACGTAAAGGCAAATACACTTCAAACGGTCAAGTAAACGCGATTCCTGGTGCGAACCTGCCACTGGCGACGCTGGGTACATTCATTCTGTGGATGGGATGGTTCGGCTTTAACGGTGGTTCAGTTCTGAAGCTGGGCGATGCATCAAATGCGCACTCTGTCGCAATGGTTTTCCTGAACACGAACGCAGCTGCAGCGGGTGGTGCGATTGCAGCACTGATCACCGCACGCCTGATGTTCGGTAAAGCGGATCTCACCATGCTGTTGAACGGTGCACTGGCAGGTCTGGTTGCGATCACGGCAGAACCTTCTACGCCAACAGCTCTGGCGGCTACCATAATCGGTGCAGTAGGCGGCATCATCGTAGTCTTCTCCATTGTGACGCTGGACAAGCTGAAAATTGATGATCCAGTTGGCGCAATCTCAGTACACGGTGTTGTAGGTCTGTTTGGTCTGATGGTTGTTCCAGCAACTAACGATGGTGCGTCATACGCAGCACAAGCGCTTGGTGCGGTAACCATCTTTGTCTGGGTATTCGTAACCAGCTTGATTGTCTGGGGCGTACTGAAAGCGATCATGGGTATCCGTGTTAGCGAAGAAGAAGAGTACGAAGGTGTTGATTTGGCAGAATGTGGAATGGAAGCCTATCCTGAATTCTGTAACAAATAA
- the glnK gene encoding P-II family nitrogen regulator has product MKLVTAIIKPFKLDDVREALSEIGVQGVTVTEVKGFGRQKGHTELYRGAEYVVDFLPKVKLEVAISEDLLDQVIEAVAKAANTGKIGDGKIFVTNLEQAIRIRTGETGTDAI; this is encoded by the coding sequence ATGAAACTAGTAACAGCCATCATCAAACCCTTCAAGCTTGATGACGTGCGTGAAGCACTGTCTGAAATCGGTGTTCAAGGTGTTACCGTTACAGAAGTAAAAGGTTTTGGTCGTCAAAAGGGCCACACGGAACTGTACCGCGGTGCAGAGTACGTTGTAGATTTTCTGCCCAAGGTCAAACTTGAAGTTGCAATCAGCGAAGACCTGCTTGACCAGGTTATCGAAGCAGTGGCAAAAGCAGCAAATACCGGCAAAATCGGTGACGGCAAAATTTTTGTTACCAATCTTGAGCAGGCTATCAGAATCCGAACCGGGGAAACCGGCACTGACGCCATTTAA
- a CDS encoding accessory factor UbiK family protein, translating to MITPQQLLNNLNEHLGNILPDAAKQAQEDVHNNVKVLVAGMLSRLDLVTREEYEVQMAVLRKTREKVDMLERQVAELEKRVSATQP from the coding sequence GTGATTACACCACAGCAGTTGTTGAACAATCTTAATGAGCATCTGGGAAATATCTTGCCGGACGCGGCCAAGCAAGCCCAGGAAGATGTTCACAATAATGTAAAAGTATTAGTTGCCGGTATGCTTTCCCGCCTGGATCTTGTTACGCGGGAAGAATATGAGGTGCAAATGGCCGTGCTGCGGAAAACACGAGAAAAAGTGGATATGCTGGAACGCCAGGTGGCAGAGCTTGAAAAGCGGGTGAGTGCAACTCAGCCGTAA
- a CDS encoding YifB family Mg chelatase-like AAA ATPase: MSVSIVYTRAQVGLGAPLVSVETHIANGLPGLSIVGLPEAAVRESKDRVKSAMLNAGFDYPARRITVNLAPADLPKEGGRYDLAIAIGIMAASGQIPVEALSELEFIGELALTGHVRAVKSVLPSVITGAKQGRKIVLPATNQSEALLCEGAEIVPVRHIHQVFQFLTGEIPFPEPDPVVYPEQTGSSEYPDLADVVGQFQAKRALEIAAAGGHHLLFYGPPGTGKSMLASRLPGILPQLTQDEAISVASVRSVANQSAGDNVEYRQWRKRPYRDPHHSASSVALVGGGSVPRPGEVSLAHHGVLFLDELPEFDRKVLEVLREPLETGHIAISRASGKLTFPARFQLVAAMNPCPCGYAGHPAISCTDTPAQVARYRNKISGPLLDRFDLQVEVPAQDVRVFTQKSTTSREESSQSVARRVAAARAIQRARGGLNSVLSGKALDESCELEGDAQMILESAVDRLGMSARALHRIMRVARTIADLSEEQKITSTHLSEALAYRKLDRRPN; encoded by the coding sequence ATGAGTGTATCTATTGTTTACACAAGAGCGCAGGTGGGGCTCGGAGCTCCATTGGTAAGTGTTGAAACCCATATTGCGAATGGCTTGCCCGGCCTATCGATTGTAGGGTTGCCCGAAGCAGCCGTCAGAGAGAGTAAGGATCGGGTAAAAAGCGCCATGTTGAATGCCGGGTTCGATTACCCCGCCCGAAGAATTACCGTTAACCTGGCTCCTGCAGATCTCCCAAAGGAAGGGGGGCGGTACGATTTAGCCATTGCTATTGGCATCATGGCTGCAAGCGGACAGATACCGGTTGAAGCGCTTTCTGAGTTGGAATTTATCGGTGAGCTGGCGCTTACGGGGCATGTTCGTGCAGTTAAGAGCGTATTGCCTAGCGTTATTACGGGGGCAAAACAGGGGCGGAAGATCGTGCTGCCAGCGACCAATCAGAGTGAAGCATTGTTGTGTGAGGGAGCAGAGATTGTACCCGTACGGCATATTCATCAAGTGTTCCAGTTTTTAACCGGGGAAATTCCATTTCCCGAACCTGACCCTGTTGTTTACCCGGAGCAGACAGGCTCCAGCGAATACCCCGATTTGGCTGATGTCGTTGGGCAATTTCAGGCAAAACGTGCGCTCGAGATCGCGGCAGCAGGGGGGCATCATTTATTGTTTTATGGTCCGCCAGGCACCGGTAAAAGCATGTTGGCCTCGCGCTTGCCGGGAATTTTGCCCCAGCTCACTCAGGACGAGGCGATTTCAGTGGCTTCAGTTCGCTCCGTAGCAAATCAGTCTGCGGGCGATAATGTTGAATACAGGCAGTGGCGCAAAAGGCCCTATAGAGACCCGCATCACTCTGCTTCATCGGTTGCACTGGTGGGGGGCGGCAGTGTACCGCGTCCCGGAGAGGTATCATTGGCCCATCATGGTGTTTTGTTCCTTGATGAATTGCCTGAATTTGACCGGAAGGTGCTGGAGGTGTTGCGAGAGCCTTTGGAAACGGGGCATATCGCAATTTCCCGGGCATCGGGGAAGTTAACATTCCCTGCACGTTTCCAGCTGGTTGCGGCGATGAACCCTTGCCCGTGTGGTTACGCCGGCCATCCTGCTATTTCCTGTACTGATACTCCTGCCCAAGTGGCCCGTTACCGCAATAAAATATCAGGGCCATTGCTGGATCGCTTTGATTTACAGGTTGAGGTTCCGGCGCAGGATGTGCGGGTATTTACCCAAAAATCGACAACATCCCGTGAGGAGAGCAGCCAGTCGGTTGCGCGCAGAGTTGCGGCTGCGAGAGCCATTCAGAGGGCTCGGGGTGGTTTGAATTCGGTATTGTCTGGCAAAGCGCTGGATGAAAGTTGCGAGCTTGAAGGGGACGCTCAAATGATTCTGGAGTCTGCCGTTGATCGCTTGGGGATGTCCGCCAGAGCACTTCACCGTATAATGCGTGTGGCAAGAACGATCGCAGACTTGTCGGAAGAACAGAAAATAACTTCAACGCATCTGTCTGAGGCTTTGGCGTACCGTAAGTTGGATCGCCGGCCGAATTGA